TCCAGCTCTTTGGGCGTCGCCGGTTCGACCCATTCTCCGTTGATGTAGAACTTTCGATAATCAAACATAGCTTTTCCTCTTCTCGCCGAGATTTCACGTTCCATTTCGTGCCGGGTCAGATGATTACCGCTCTGGAAGCGTGTCGCAACGGGAAAAATGGAGCCGGCTAGCGGACTCGAACCGCTGACCTACTGATTACAAATCAGTTGCTCTACCAACTGAGCTAAGCCGGCCCTTGGCAGGGCGCTCATCGTTTTTGATTGCTGCGCCGGTGTCAAGGCTTGATGCCGAGCGTGGCAAGGATCTCGTCCACGACTTCTGCGGGACTTTTCCCGTCCGTATCGATCTTCTGGTCCGCCCTGGCGTAGTGCGGGGCCCGCTCGGTCTTGAGGCGCTCGATCTCGGCGGCAGGGTCTTCGACCTCCAGCAGCGGGCGGCGGGCCCGGCCGCCGCGGACGCGGTCCAGGGTCGTGTGGGTTCCCGCTTCCAGGCAGACGACGGGCCCGAGCGCGCGCAGGAGCGGCCAGTTTTCTTCTGCCAGCACGATGCCCCCGCCGGTGGAGATCACGGCGCAGGCGCTCTTCGCCAGCGAGGCGAGCACCTCGCGCTCACAACGCCGAAAGCCCGCCTCCCCCTCGGTGTCGAAGATCTCACCTACGCTGCAGCCGGCCATCTCCTCGATCCGGGTGTCGGTGTCGAGGAACTCCCACCCCAGGCGCGAGGCCAGGGCGCGGCCCACGACGCTCTTGCCGCTGCCCATGAACCCGACGAGGACGATGTTGCGTGGCTTGTCCATACGGCGTGCATGCTAGCCGCGCGCTGCCCGGCGGGCCAGCACCGCTCGACCCGGCAACCGCCCTGCCCTATGCTCGCCCTTCCCGGAGCCTCCGGGGAGGTTTCCATGCCCCGCTTCCCCAGCCGCGTGCCAGCCGTATTCGAGGTGCTCGCCAGAGCGCCCGGCAGCCTGTGCGCGCTCTCCGGGGCGCCGGCGGCCACCACCGCACCGGTCGGCCTTTTCGGCACCAGAGAGACGAGTGTGCTCAGCGCCGATCCCTTCGCACGGCTCGAGATCCGGCGCGACCGCAGCGCGCGGTTCTTCTTTCGCGGCGGCGAGACGGAAGATTTTTCGCACGGCGATCCGGGTACCACTATCGACTACGCCATCGGGCGCTTCAGTCTGGCGCACGCGACCGGCATTGGGCCGGGCTGCGCCCTGGCGATTGCCTATGAGGCCGCGCCGTGGTTTGCGCCGGTCAGGTTGAAACCGCGCGAGGGGGAGCGCGGGAGCGACG
This is a stretch of genomic DNA from Chrysiogenia bacterium. It encodes these proteins:
- a CDS encoding shikimate kinase; this translates as MDKPRNIVLVGFMGSGKSVVGRALASRLGWEFLDTDTRIEEMAGCSVGEIFDTEGEAGFRRCEREVLASLAKSACAVISTGGGIVLAEENWPLLRALGPVVCLEAGTHTTLDRVRGGRARRPLLEVEDPAAEIERLKTERAPHYARADQKIDTDGKSPAEVVDEILATLGIKP